The following coding sequences are from one Mytilus trossulus isolate FHL-02 chromosome 8, PNRI_Mtr1.1.1.hap1, whole genome shotgun sequence window:
- the LOC134680655 gene encoding scavenger receptor cysteine-rich domain-containing group B protein-like, whose translation MWFFLLLATFILTDVASTSTGRIRLVNGTSSAEGRLEIYYNGTWGTVCDDLFDWAAAFVVCRQLGFRTGFSLGSTVSDGNGTIWLDNVHCNGTENRITECQHLSWGVHNCGHHEDVGVYCLGFKDICGMWK comes from the exons ATGTGGTTCTTCTTATTATTGGCGACATTTATACT GACTGATGTTGCCAGCACTTCAACAG GCAGAATACGTCTAGTTAATGGGACTAGTTCAGCCGAAGGACGATTAGAGATTTATTACAACGGTACATGGGGAACTGTCTGTGACGATTTGTTTGATTGGGCTGCTGCATTTGTAGTTTGTCGACAACTTGGCTTCAg GACAGGATTTTCCTTAGGCAGCACTGTAAGTGATGGAAATGGCACGATTTGGCTGGACAACGTCCATTGCAATGGCACTGAAAACCGCATAACGGAATGCCAGCATTTATCATGGGGAGTTCATAACTGTGGTCATCATGAAGATGTTGGAGTATATTGTTTGGGTTTTAAAGACATTTGTGGTATGTGGAAATAG